GTCTCAACAAGGTGAAAATAGGGGTGAAAGACACGCAGGGAAAGGCCCTCACCGACATTCCCGTGACGGTGAACTACTACATGCCCCCCATGCCGGGCATGCCTCCCATGAACTATACGGTAAAGGCCCTTCCCCGGGGTGCGGAATATACGATGACAATGGATCTCATCATGACGGGTCCGTGGAATATAGTGATAAAGGCGACCGTGCAGGGGAAACTTCTCAGGGTGACGGTCCCGATTGACGTGAGGTGACTATTGGGCTCGGACCGGAACATAGGTGTGTCTTCCCGGACCATCAAAATCTCGATTGGGGGGGCAATAGTTATACTGCTCATCGCGGCAGGCCTCTTGTGTCCCTTTCATAAGGAAGAAAAGACGGCTCCCCCATCCGGAGCGGTGTTGGGGAATCAGTCTGCTTCTCCGGCCGGAGCCGCCCCCGGAGAGAGTGAAGCAACGAAAGTGGAAGTGCCTTCCGATGCGCAGCGCCTCATGGGCATCAAAATTGCGACGGTAATGACGGCGCCCCTCAGGAAGACCCTGAGGACCACGGGAAGGGTCGAGATTGACGAACGGAAGATCACTACCGTAAATATGAAAGTCGACGGTTGGGTAGAGACCCTCTACGTCAATTATGCAGGACAGCGTGTGAAGAAAGGCATGGCCCTCGCCGAGATTTATAGTCCTGAGCTCATGTCGCTCCAGCTGGAGAT
This genomic stretch from Syntrophorhabdaceae bacterium harbors:
- a CDS encoding FixH family protein codes for the protein MMLLLGVWICIPSAFARDFVVRRNVGGYTLDIAIDRNPPILGLNKVKIGVKDTQGKALTDIPVTVNYYMPPMPGMPPMNYTVKALPRGAEYTMTMDLIMTGPWNIVIKATVQGKLLRVTVPIDVR